From Nocardia sp. XZ_19_385, the proteins below share one genomic window:
- a CDS encoding TerD family protein → MSATLAKGQNGPLATNDVVISVQLAAPADLSALLVTERGKVRTDADFVFFNQPSGPGVNLQPAPSGQPASLAVSLNSVPQDIDQIRAVITLDDASSNFGRFAPPTAIVSDSSGNRLFEYQITGLQSESIVIALELYRRQGSWKVRAVGQGYAGGFAALVTDHGVTVEDSASAAQASPPPPPVSPPSYPPQQPPQQQYAPPPAQSYPPPAQQAAPQPAGEVSLSKDRPVSLTKGQKVTLRKEGGAALTFVKMGLGWDPVQTRGMFGNRTVDIDLDASVIMFADANPADYAYYGQLSSKDGSVRHQGDNLTGEGEGDDEMILVDLTRIPAHISTLVFVVTSYKGHTFEQVQNAFCRLIDGTNNAELARYTLAGGMAFTGMAMAKVYRVGADWKMQALGEGFQAKHPGEAIPQLGRFLSAN, encoded by the coding sequence TTGTCCGCAACACTTGCCAAGGGTCAGAACGGTCCCCTGGCCACCAACGATGTGGTGATCTCCGTCCAGCTCGCAGCGCCCGCGGACCTGTCCGCGCTGCTGGTGACCGAACGCGGCAAGGTTCGCACGGACGCGGACTTCGTATTCTTCAATCAACCCAGTGGTCCCGGGGTGAACCTGCAGCCCGCGCCCAGCGGTCAGCCCGCTTCGCTTGCGGTGTCGCTGAATTCGGTGCCGCAGGATATCGACCAGATCCGCGCCGTGATCACCCTGGACGACGCCTCCAGTAATTTCGGCCGGTTCGCCCCGCCGACGGCGATCGTGTCGGATTCCAGCGGTAACCGGTTGTTCGAGTATCAGATCACCGGGTTGCAGAGCGAGTCCATCGTGATCGCACTGGAGCTGTACCGGCGGCAGGGTTCCTGGAAGGTGCGCGCGGTCGGGCAGGGTTACGCCGGTGGTTTCGCCGCGCTGGTCACCGATCACGGCGTCACCGTCGAGGATTCTGCGTCGGCTGCCCAGGCCAGTCCGCCGCCGCCTCCGGTCAGCCCGCCGAGCTACCCGCCGCAGCAGCCGCCCCAGCAGCAGTACGCGCCGCCGCCCGCCCAGAGCTACCCGCCGCCGGCCCAGCAGGCCGCGCCGCAGCCCGCCGGTGAGGTCAGCCTGAGCAAGGACCGGCCGGTCAGCCTGACGAAGGGTCAGAAGGTCACGCTGCGCAAGGAAGGCGGCGCGGCACTCACTTTCGTCAAGATGGGCCTGGGCTGGGATCCGGTGCAGACCCGCGGCATGTTCGGCAACCGCACCGTCGACATCGACCTGGACGCGTCGGTGATCATGTTCGCCGACGCCAACCCCGCGGATTACGCCTACTACGGCCAGCTTTCGTCCAAGGACGGCTCGGTCCGGCACCAGGGCGACAACCTCACCGGTGAGGGTGAGGGCGACGACGAGATGATCCTGGTCGATTTGACCCGCATCCCCGCGCACATCAGCACGCTCGTCTTCGTCGTGACCTCCTACAAGGGCCACACCTTCGAGCAGGTGCAGAACGCGTTCTGCCGTTTGATCGACGGCACCAACAACGCCGAACTGGCGCGCTACACCCTGGCCGGTGGCATGGCGTTCACCGGGATGGCGATGGCCAAGGTGTATCGGGTCGGCGCCGACTGGAAGATGCAGGCGCTCGGCGAGGGCTTCCAGGCCAAGCATCCGGGTGAGGCGATTCCGCAGCTCGGCCGGTTCTTGTCGGCGAACTAG
- a CDS encoding AIM24 family protein → MAQLLEQSKKVVEAQLNGTTIRAISGSMIAYEGNVQFKSAGFGGGDGVLAGMKRRATGEKLSLMECQGHGRVFFAVNGQDVTVVNLNNETLQVESQQLLAFAGNLRTDVRFAGVSGASSGQGLFTTTVTGQGQVALLSAGGPLIHLEVSPQYPLIVDPDAFVAAQGNVQSSFITDMSWRTVVGQDAGEAFQIRWDGQGVVLIQPAER, encoded by the coding sequence ATGGCGCAACTCTTAGAGCAATCCAAAAAGGTCGTCGAGGCCCAACTCAACGGCACCACCATTCGCGCGATCTCGGGCTCGATGATCGCCTATGAGGGCAACGTGCAGTTCAAATCCGCCGGTTTCGGCGGTGGCGACGGCGTCCTCGCCGGGATGAAGCGCCGCGCCACCGGCGAGAAGCTCTCGCTGATGGAATGCCAGGGCCACGGCCGGGTCTTCTTCGCGGTGAACGGCCAGGACGTCACCGTGGTGAACCTCAACAACGAGACGTTGCAGGTGGAATCGCAGCAGCTGCTCGCCTTCGCCGGGAATCTGCGCACCGATGTGCGATTCGCCGGGGTGAGCGGCGCGTCGAGCGGGCAGGGCCTGTTCACCACCACCGTCACCGGGCAGGGGCAGGTCGCGCTGCTGTCGGCGGGCGGTCCGCTGATCCATCTCGAGGTGTCGCCGCAGTATCCGCTGATCGTCGACCCGGACGCGTTCGTCGCCGCGCAGGGCAATGTGCAGTCCTCGTTCATCACCGATATGTCCTGGCGCACCGTCGTCGGCCAGGATGCGGGCGAGGCGTTCCAGATCCGCTGGGACGGCCAGGGCGTGGTTTTGATCCAGCCGGCGGAACGGTAA
- a CDS encoding AIM24 family protein, with product MFEKVNSKVVKVNVGMAGGVAARNGAMLYYTGDVSFAPHQIPGAQQMGGGGLMRMAGRMMAGEHQRTMLAQGTGEVHYGFAGLEVQVVQMQPGAVLRVEASRLLANTAALQSSVVSVMSSGGGGGGGGGLMGALRGAATGALTGQGMFTTQLSGQGAAVLLAHGGFLELQVGGPNPVVVDPQAFIAAYGNVQTELKSAASWRDAVGKGSGEAMQLHCVGQGVVYVQASEEKL from the coding sequence ATGTTCGAGAAGGTCAACAGCAAGGTCGTCAAGGTCAACGTCGGGATGGCGGGCGGCGTGGCCGCCCGTAACGGCGCGATGCTGTACTACACCGGCGATGTCTCCTTCGCGCCGCACCAGATTCCGGGCGCCCAGCAGATGGGCGGCGGCGGCCTGATGCGCATGGCCGGCCGGATGATGGCCGGTGAGCACCAGCGCACCATGCTCGCGCAGGGCACTGGCGAGGTGCACTACGGATTCGCCGGGCTGGAAGTCCAGGTGGTGCAGATGCAGCCGGGCGCGGTGCTGCGGGTCGAGGCCTCGCGCCTGCTCGCCAACACCGCCGCACTGCAGAGTTCGGTTGTCTCGGTGATGAGTTCGGGTGGCGGCGGCGGCGGTGGCGGCGGCCTGATGGGCGCGCTGCGCGGCGCCGCGACCGGCGCGCTCACCGGGCAGGGCATGTTCACCACCCAGCTGTCCGGACAGGGCGCGGCGGTGCTGCTCGCACACGGTGGATTCCTGGAACTGCAAGTGGGCGGGCCGAATCCGGTCGTGGTCGACCCGCAGGCGTTCATCGCCGCCTACGGCAATGTGCAGACCGAGTTGAAGTCGGCGGCGAGCTGGCGCGACGCGGTGGGCAAGGGGTCCGGCGAGGCGATGCAATTGCATTGCGTCGGACAAGGTGTCGTGTACGTGCAGGCCTCCGAGGAGAAGTTGTAA
- a CDS encoding TerD family protein, with amino-acid sequence MIQLKAGQNTPLTSDVIRFSAKASAALDVSALVVADNLRVFDTGDFVFYNQTATAGVELTSDEVTVTLSQVRADAKAVLLVVSADPAPLGGLGPVTTALAENGTVTAEFAVTPLAGETALICLEVYRRGAAWKVRAVGQGYSGGLAVLLTAHGVEVDHPGPDSHVQSATAATPHGDDQGAITGPQSAGGAPLEMSHGVERLWMIFEDAARSAAALISARDYATDRLDEELSAAVSDPATRNSPAGEAARQSAHQRYDDLIATAEANYRRDSEHLVRELADADQQLPPALASWDSAAWDRPAAKSDGIRLGELYADERGPLRIPYCVPVPLTRPLWIDTEHSAAVVPVVGALLARLRAADPTRRCRLDVIDLSGAFTGLIAPLLPLLNGPVVTDHSEISARIKALADQAELAEMAYGSGNFTPPTEHRVLLAADFPHGYQPIDAQRIGALMLRGDLIGLSIMIVGTDESDSEDETIAVLSQACRHLPTLTDTPMFDPWTGSAWHLELDLLPPDPHRQARLLRVD; translated from the coding sequence GTGATTCAGCTCAAAGCCGGTCAGAACACCCCGTTGACCAGCGATGTCATCAGGTTCAGCGCCAAAGCCTCGGCGGCACTGGATGTTTCCGCGCTGGTGGTGGCGGACAACTTGCGGGTGTTCGACACCGGCGACTTCGTCTTCTACAACCAGACCGCCACGGCGGGCGTGGAGCTCACCAGCGACGAGGTGACGGTCACGCTGTCGCAGGTGCGCGCCGACGCCAAGGCGGTGCTGCTGGTGGTCAGCGCCGATCCCGCTCCGCTGGGCGGGCTCGGTCCGGTGACGACGGCGCTGGCGGAAAACGGCACGGTGACAGCGGAATTCGCGGTCACGCCGCTGGCGGGGGAGACGGCGCTGATCTGCCTCGAGGTCTACCGGCGGGGTGCGGCGTGGAAGGTGCGCGCCGTCGGTCAGGGCTATTCGGGTGGCCTGGCGGTGCTGCTCACCGCGCACGGCGTCGAGGTGGATCACCCCGGCCCGGACTCACACGTGCAGTCCGCGACAGCCGCCACCCCGCACGGTGACGACCAGGGCGCCATCACCGGCCCGCAGTCGGCGGGCGGCGCACCGCTGGAGATGTCACACGGTGTGGAACGCCTGTGGATGATTTTCGAGGACGCCGCCCGCTCGGCCGCCGCTCTCATCTCCGCGCGGGACTACGCCACCGATCGGCTGGACGAGGAGCTGTCCGCGGCCGTCTCCGATCCGGCCACTCGCAACAGTCCCGCCGGCGAGGCGGCTCGGCAATCGGCCCACCAGCGCTACGACGATCTGATCGCCACCGCGGAGGCGAACTATCGGCGCGACAGCGAACACCTCGTCCGGGAACTCGCCGACGCCGACCAGCAGCTGCCGCCCGCGCTCGCGTCCTGGGATTCGGCCGCCTGGGATCGCCCGGCCGCCAAGTCCGACGGCATCCGCCTCGGCGAGTTGTACGCCGATGAGCGTGGGCCACTGCGGATTCCGTATTGCGTCCCGGTGCCGCTGACCCGGCCGCTGTGGATCGACACCGAGCACTCCGCGGCCGTCGTCCCGGTGGTCGGCGCGCTGCTGGCCCGCTTGCGCGCCGCCGACCCCACCCGGCGCTGCCGCCTCGACGTGATCGACCTGTCCGGCGCGTTCACCGGCTTGATCGCGCCGCTGCTCCCGCTGCTGAACGGGCCGGTGGTCACCGACCACAGCGAGATCTCGGCCCGCATCAAGGCCCTCGCCGACCAGGCCGAACTCGCCGAAATGGCGTACGGCAGCGGCAATTTCACCCCGCCGACCGAGCATCGGGTGCTGCTCGCCGCGGACTTCCCGCACGGCTACCAGCCCATCGACGCCCAGCGCATCGGCGCGCTCATGCTGCGCGGGGACCTGATCGGGTTGTCCATCATGATCGTCGGCACCGACGAATCCGACTCCGAAGACGAGACCATCGCCGTGCTCTCCCAGGCCTGCCGGCACCTGCCGACCCTGACCGACACCCCCATGTTCGATCCGTGGACCGGCAGCGCCTGGCATCTCGAACTCGACCTGCTCCCACCCGACCCGCACCGGCAGGCCCGGCTACTGCGCGTCGACTAG
- a CDS encoding alpha/beta hydrolase family protein: MSHHRAKRIALAALLGAVALGVGVAPATADPVVTNPGVIKPAIKSADGSYVDKIATKDSRNVRMQIFSTAMNKNVSVDVLRPADTSVPRPTLYLFNGAGGGMDDASWKRNTDALEFLAEKNINVVQVVGGAWSFYTDWIAADPVLGVNKWQTFVTEEMPALIDAALGTNGVNAVAALSMTGTSVLNFAIQKPGLFRSVATYSGIAQVSDPIGQQMVKLTVETWGGGDTKNMWGAFDNPLWAANDPMVNAEKLRGTHLFFSTGNGIPGEYDQPGGKFRMEAPEETPKTVALGGIIEAGVNWSNQNMNNRLNQLGIPATFVYRNSGTHSWGYWQDDLKSSWPTLEKGLFSAP; encoded by the coding sequence ATGTCGCACCACCGGGCCAAGCGGATCGCGCTGGCGGCACTACTAGGCGCGGTCGCGCTCGGAGTCGGGGTCGCGCCGGCCACGGCGGATCCGGTCGTGACCAACCCCGGAGTGATCAAGCCCGCGATCAAGTCCGCGGACGGGTCCTATGTCGACAAGATCGCGACCAAGGACAGCCGCAATGTGCGGATGCAGATTTTCTCCACAGCCATGAACAAGAACGTCTCGGTGGATGTGCTGCGGCCCGCCGACACCTCGGTGCCGCGCCCGACGCTGTACCTGTTCAACGGCGCCGGCGGCGGCATGGACGACGCCTCCTGGAAGCGCAATACCGATGCGCTGGAGTTCCTGGCGGAGAAGAACATCAATGTGGTGCAGGTCGTCGGTGGCGCGTGGAGTTTCTACACCGACTGGATCGCGGCCGACCCGGTGCTGGGTGTGAACAAATGGCAGACCTTCGTCACCGAGGAAATGCCCGCGCTGATCGACGCGGCGCTGGGCACCAACGGCGTCAATGCCGTTGCGGCGCTGTCCATGACGGGCACCTCGGTGCTGAACTTCGCGATCCAGAAGCCGGGCCTGTTCCGCAGCGTCGCCACCTACAGCGGCATCGCGCAGGTCAGTGACCCGATCGGCCAGCAGATGGTGAAGCTGACCGTGGAAACCTGGGGCGGCGGCGACACCAAGAACATGTGGGGCGCCTTCGACAACCCGCTGTGGGCCGCCAACGATCCGATGGTCAACGCCGAAAAGCTGCGCGGCACCCATCTGTTCTTCTCCACCGGCAACGGCATCCCGGGCGAGTACGACCAGCCGGGCGGCAAGTTCCGGATGGAAGCGCCCGAGGAAACTCCGAAAACCGTTGCGCTGGGCGGCATCATCGAAGCGGGCGTGAACTGGTCCAACCAGAACATGAACAACCGCCTCAACCAGCTCGGCATCCCCGCGACCTTCGTCTACCGCAACAGCGGCACGCACTCCTGGGGTTACTGGCAGGACGACCTGAAGTCGTCCTGGCCCACCCTGGAAAAGGGCCTGTTCAGCGCCCCGTAA
- a CDS encoding AIM24 family protein, giving the protein MAQVFNPMNLGESDNIPGNDYAYCIDLTKPWFTRKGAMIAYYGQIQFQMLTHGLQGGLMHMVSQQFSAPLFTGDYVVAEGHGKLIIGDRGYNINSYDLEDGNLTVRAANLLAFEPGLSLNQSIVPGFLTLIGTGKFLASSNGPVMFAEPPLRVDPESLVGWADCPSPSHHYDQRWITSFLAAGAARMGATSGEERQFDFTGAGTVLIQSSEKVMNDAMLVRTIEGQLQSGIGPSGLQRLQATIMQQLQGQQQY; this is encoded by the coding sequence ATGGCTCAAGTGTTCAATCCCATGAATCTCGGTGAGAGCGACAATATCCCGGGAAACGACTACGCCTACTGCATCGACCTGACCAAGCCGTGGTTCACGCGCAAGGGCGCGATGATCGCCTACTACGGGCAGATCCAGTTCCAGATGCTCACCCACGGCCTGCAGGGCGGGCTGATGCACATGGTGTCGCAGCAGTTCTCCGCGCCGCTGTTCACCGGTGACTACGTGGTCGCCGAGGGGCACGGGAAGCTGATCATCGGCGACCGCGGCTACAACATCAACTCCTATGACCTCGAGGACGGCAACCTCACCGTCCGCGCCGCCAACCTGCTCGCCTTCGAGCCGGGGCTGTCGCTGAATCAGTCCATCGTGCCGGGCTTTCTGACCCTGATCGGCACCGGGAAGTTCCTCGCGTCCTCCAACGGTCCGGTCATGTTCGCCGAACCGCCGCTGCGGGTGGACCCGGAATCGCTGGTCGGCTGGGCGGATTGCCCGTCGCCGAGTCACCACTACGACCAGCGCTGGATCACCAGCTTCCTGGCGGCGGGTGCGGCCCGGATGGGCGCGACCTCCGGCGAGGAGCGTCAGTTCGACTTCACCGGCGCGGGCACGGTGCTGATCCAGTCCAGCGAGAAGGTGATGAACGACGCGATGCTCGTGCGCACCATCGAGGGGCAGTTGCAGAGCGGTATCGGTCCGAGCGGGCTGCAGCGGTTGCAGGCCACGATCATGCAGCAGTTGCAGGGGCAGCAGCAGTACTAA
- a CDS encoding glycosyltransferase 87 family protein yields the protein MENNGARYVSAGPLARDLRSADARDRPSRNDTSTAQLSTVVGGPVGDHALIGRARFWTPMRVLFLFTVIFLAFGWAAKSPCIQQTTAADGRPMLDWNNGRQYTAMCYSDTVPLYGAERLDEGAFPYKKWWTEETPDGGVETRYMEYPVLSGLYQYLGMQIAKSWDASPLPGALQVVIYFNVIAFGLALAWLVTVWASATLAGRRVWDVALIACSPLVIVHAFTNFDALATAFAATGLLAWARRRPMLAGVLLGLGGAAKLYPLLLLGPIVVLCLRVDPLHRMPSAQLGLRLRDIDSGAAALAWIRETPSRVQLLSLRPLGAAAAAVGAALSTWLLVNLPIALLFPEGWREFFRLNTTRHADPDSIYNVITSFTGWTGLDGELEHGQAPSVLNTVSLLLFVGACLLIAYVALTAPKRPRLAQLCFLVVAAFLLTNKVWSPQYSLWLVPLAVLALPHRRILLAWMTIDALVWVPRMFYYLGLDRKGLPEEWFTGTVLLRDIAVVGLCALIVWQIYRPEHDLVRRDFVDDPVGGIVDRAGDPLLPWLPEWLRPWDSVRNHHPARPERAGR from the coding sequence GTGGAGAACAACGGTGCGCGGTATGTGTCGGCCGGACCGCTGGCGCGGGATCTGCGGTCGGCCGACGCCCGGGATCGGCCGAGCCGCAACGACACTTCGACGGCGCAGCTGTCCACCGTCGTGGGTGGACCGGTCGGTGATCACGCGCTGATCGGGCGGGCCCGGTTCTGGACGCCCATGCGGGTGCTGTTCCTGTTCACCGTGATCTTCCTGGCGTTCGGGTGGGCGGCGAAGTCGCCGTGCATCCAGCAGACGACCGCCGCCGATGGCCGGCCGATGCTGGACTGGAACAACGGCCGCCAGTACACCGCCATGTGCTACTCGGACACCGTGCCGCTCTACGGCGCGGAACGGCTGGACGAGGGCGCGTTCCCGTACAAGAAGTGGTGGACCGAGGAGACGCCCGACGGCGGCGTCGAGACCCGGTACATGGAGTACCCGGTGCTGTCGGGGCTGTATCAGTACCTCGGGATGCAGATCGCCAAATCCTGGGACGCGTCGCCGTTGCCGGGGGCGCTGCAGGTCGTCATCTACTTCAACGTGATCGCCTTCGGGCTGGCGCTGGCCTGGCTGGTCACGGTCTGGGCGTCGGCGACATTGGCCGGGCGGCGGGTCTGGGATGTCGCGCTGATCGCCTGTTCCCCACTGGTGATCGTGCACGCGTTCACCAATTTCGACGCGCTCGCAACGGCTTTCGCGGCGACCGGCCTGCTGGCCTGGGCGCGCCGGCGACCGATGCTCGCGGGCGTGCTGCTCGGGCTCGGCGGTGCGGCGAAGCTGTATCCGCTGCTGTTGCTCGGCCCGATCGTGGTGCTGTGCCTGCGCGTGGATCCGCTGCATCGGATGCCGAGCGCGCAGCTGGGGCTGCGCCTGCGGGATATCGACAGCGGTGCGGCGGCACTGGCCTGGATTCGTGAAACGCCCTCCCGCGTCCAGCTTTTGAGTCTGCGCCCGCTCGGCGCGGCAGCTGCGGCGGTGGGTGCGGCGCTGAGCACCTGGCTGCTGGTGAACCTGCCGATCGCGCTGCTGTTCCCGGAGGGGTGGCGAGAGTTCTTCCGGCTCAACACCACCCGGCACGCCGATCCGGACTCGATCTACAACGTGATCACCTCGTTCACGGGGTGGACCGGACTCGACGGCGAACTCGAACACGGCCAGGCGCCCTCCGTCCTGAACACGGTGTCGCTGCTGCTGTTCGTCGGCGCCTGCCTGCTCATCGCCTATGTCGCGCTGACCGCGCCGAAGCGGCCACGCTTGGCGCAGCTGTGCTTCCTGGTGGTCGCGGCGTTCCTGCTGACCAACAAGGTGTGGAGCCCGCAGTACTCGCTGTGGCTGGTGCCGCTGGCCGTGCTGGCGCTGCCACATCGCCGAATCCTGCTGGCCTGGATGACGATCGACGCCCTGGTGTGGGTGCCGCGGATGTTCTACTACCTCGGGCTGGACCGAAAAGGCTTGCCGGAGGAGTGGTTCACCGGCACCGTGCTGCTCCGCGACATCGCCGTGGTGGGGTTGTGCGCGCTGATCGTCTGGCAGATCTACCGGCCCGAGCACGACCTGGTGCGCCGCGATTTCGTGGACGACCCGGTCGGCGGCATCGTCGATCGTGCGGGCGATCCCCTGCTCCCCTGGCTGCCGGAGTGGTTGCGGCCGTGGGATTCCGTGCGCAACCACCATCCGGCGCGGCCGGAGCGGGCCGGCCGCTAG
- a CDS encoding HAD family hydrolase, with protein MLFSRPRRQTLVATDLDRTMIYSRNAIAAGTDVPTVCVEHLDGDPLSFMTTAAALRMQSLTEPAAVIPTTTRTIKQFERIKLPGAPWRYAITSNGGNILVDGVPDLRWRIDIDTKVRTNGATLSEVTAELRSRIDDSWVTKFREADDLFCYLVVRPKLVPEGFLADWDGWCRAHGWSASQQGRKIYAMPQAVCKSRAVAEVRRRLTESGELVEGATTLAAGDGALDAEMLRAADSAIRPRHGELEQLNWTSPNLTITQASGILAGEEIINWLIQESPAPAGIQPITGR; from the coding sequence ATGCTTTTCAGCAGACCCCGAAGACAGACCCTGGTAGCTACCGACCTGGATCGCACCATGATCTACTCGCGCAACGCGATTGCCGCCGGCACCGATGTGCCGACCGTCTGTGTGGAGCATCTGGACGGTGACCCGCTGTCGTTCATGACCACCGCCGCGGCGCTGCGGATGCAGTCGCTGACCGAACCGGCAGCCGTCATTCCGACGACCACCCGCACCATCAAGCAGTTCGAACGCATCAAACTTCCCGGTGCGCCTTGGCGTTACGCCATCACCAGCAACGGCGGCAATATTCTCGTCGACGGGGTACCGGACCTGCGCTGGCGGATCGATATCGACACCAAGGTCCGCACCAACGGTGCCACCCTGTCCGAGGTCACCGCCGAACTGCGTTCTCGCATCGACGATTCCTGGGTTACCAAGTTCCGGGAAGCCGATGACCTGTTCTGCTACTTGGTGGTTCGGCCCAAGCTGGTGCCCGAAGGGTTCCTTGCCGACTGGGATGGCTGGTGCCGCGCCCACGGCTGGTCCGCCTCGCAGCAGGGGCGCAAGATCTATGCGATGCCGCAGGCGGTGTGCAAGAGTCGCGCGGTCGCCGAGGTCCGTCGCCGGCTCACCGAATCCGGCGAACTGGTCGAGGGCGCGACAACTCTCGCGGCGGGCGACGGCGCGCTGGACGCCGAAATGCTGCGCGCCGCCGACTCGGCCATCCGCCCGCGCCACGGCGAACTGGAACAGCTGAACTGGACCAGCCCGAACCTGACGATCACCCAGGCCTCCGGCATCCTCGCCGGGGAGGAGATCATCAACTGGCTGATCCAGGAATCTCCGGCCCCGGCGGGGATTCAGCCAATTACGGGGCGCTGA